A section of the Nymphaea colorata mitochondrion, complete genome genome encodes:
- the nad4L gene encoding NADH dehydrogenase subunit 4L (presumed RNA editing creat start codon), producing the protein MDPIKYFTLSVIIFLLGIWGILLNRRNILIMLMSIELMLLAVNLNFLVFSVSLDDMTGQLFASLVPTVAAAESAIGLAILVITFRIRGTIAVEFINCMKG; encoded by the coding sequence ACGGATCCTATCAAATATTTCACATTGTCAGTGATAATTTCTCTCTTAGGTATTTGGGGGATCCTCCTAAATCGACGAAATATTCTTATTATGTTAATGCCAATTGAATCAATGTTACTAGCAGTCAATTCGAACTTTTTGGTATTTTCCGTTTCTTCGGATGATATGACGGGCCAGTCATTTGCTTCATTGGTTCCAACGGTGGCAGCAGCGGAATCTGCTATTGGGTCAGCCATTCTTGTTATTACTTTCCGAATCCGAGGGACTATTGCTGTAGAATCTATTAATTGCATGAAGGGCTAG
- the nad6 gene encoding NADH dehydrogenase subunit 6 produces the protein MILSVLSSLALVSGLMVVRAKNPVHPVLFPIPVFRNTSGLLLLLGLDFFAMIFLVVYIGAIAVLFLFVVMMFNIQIAEIHEEVLRYLPVSGLIGLIFWWEMFFILDNETIPLLPTHGNTTSLIYMVYAGKVRSWTNLETLGNLLYTYYFVWFLVSSLILLVAMIGAIVLTMHRATTVKRQDVFRRNAMAFRRTIMRRMTDLFFPTIYSQGDGNYSMVRFHSVGLEGPKQR, from the coding sequence ATGATACTTTCTGTTTCGTCGAGCCCTGCTTTGGTCTCTGGTTTGATGGTTGTACGTGCTAAAAATCCGGTACATCCCGTTTCGTTTCCCATCCCAGTGTTTCGCAACACTTCCGGTTTACTTCTGTTGTTAGGTCTCGACTTCTCCGCTATGATCTCCCCAGTAGTTCATATAGGAGCTATTGCCGCTTCATTCCTATTCGTGGTTATGATGTTTAATATTCAAATAGCGGAGATTCACGAAGAAGTCTTGCGCTATTTACCAGTGAGTGGTCTTATTGGACTGATCCTTTGGTGGGAAATGTTCTTCATTTTAGATAATGAAACCATTCCGTTACTACCAACCCATGGAAATACGACCTCTCTTATCTATATGGTTCATGCCGGAAAGGTACGAAGTTGGACTAATTCGGAAACATTGGGCAATTTACTTTATACCTATTATTCCGTCCGGTTTTTGGTTCCTAGTCCTATTTTATTAGTAGCCATGATTGGGGCTATAGTACTGACTATGCATAGGGCTACGACGGTCAAAAGACAGGATGTATTCCGACGAAATGCTATGGCTTCTAGGAGGACTATAATGAGGAGGATGACAGACCTTTTTTTTCCCACGATCTACTCTCAGGGAGACGGCAACTACTCTATGGTTCGATTCCATAGCGTGGGACTAGAGGGACCTAAACAACGGTAG